In Chlorogloeopsis sp. ULAP01, the following are encoded in one genomic region:
- a CDS encoding competence/damage-inducible protein A: MSAEIICVGTELLLGNILNSNSQYLAIELAKLGIPHYYQTVVGDNPQRLKQVIEIASQRAEILIFTGGLGPTPDDLTCETIADFFGVPLVECPEIIEDIARKFAQRGRQMTPSNRKQALIPQGAKILPNPTGTAPGIIWQPDSKLTIFTFPGVPSEMQRMWEETAVPYLKSQGWGKEIIYSRMLKFWGIGESALAEKVSAYLKLPNPTVAPYASKGEVKLRVSAKAASETEAQALIAPVEKQLIEIAGLNYYGADDDTLASVVGHSLRKTGETLSVAESCTGGGLGQMLTEVSGSSDYFWGGIISYDNSVKERLLEVNPEDLVKFGAVSATVAEQMALGVRSRLGTSWGLSITGIAGPTGGIETKPVGLVYIGLAGPNSVESIEYRFGTGRSRSFVRHLSACTALDLLRRKLLTR; this comes from the coding sequence ATGAGTGCAGAAATTATTTGTGTTGGCACTGAACTGCTACTAGGAAATATACTCAACAGTAATTCTCAATATTTGGCAATTGAATTAGCAAAATTAGGCATTCCTCACTATTATCAAACAGTAGTAGGAGACAACCCCCAAAGGCTAAAGCAGGTTATTGAAATTGCTAGTCAAAGAGCAGAAATTTTAATTTTTACTGGTGGACTTGGCCCTACACCTGATGATCTCACCTGCGAAACCATCGCCGATTTTTTTGGTGTCCCCTTAGTAGAATGCCCAGAAATTATTGAGGACATTGCTCGGAAATTTGCCCAGCGCGGACGCCAAATGACTCCTAGCAACCGTAAGCAAGCTTTGATACCCCAAGGAGCAAAAATTTTACCTAATCCCACTGGCACGGCACCGGGTATAATTTGGCAGCCAGATTCTAAATTGACTATTTTTACCTTCCCTGGTGTACCGAGTGAAATGCAAAGAATGTGGGAAGAAACAGCAGTACCTTATCTGAAAAGCCAGGGTTGGGGCAAGGAAATCATCTACAGTCGGATGTTAAAGTTTTGGGGCATTGGTGAATCTGCCTTAGCAGAAAAAGTCTCAGCTTATCTTAAATTGCCCAATCCAACGGTTGCACCCTATGCCAGCAAGGGAGAAGTCAAGCTCCGAGTATCTGCCAAAGCTGCTTCGGAAACTGAGGCGCAAGCGTTAATTGCTCCTGTAGAAAAACAACTCATAGAAATTGCCGGACTGAATTATTATGGTGCTGATGATGACACACTTGCTTCCGTAGTTGGTCATAGTTTACGGAAGACAGGAGAAACGCTTTCTGTGGCAGAATCCTGCACAGGTGGTGGACTGGGACAGATGTTGACAGAAGTATCTGGTAGCTCTGATTACTTTTGGGGCGGGATAATTTCTTATGACAACTCGGTAAAAGAGAGGCTTTTAGAGGTTAATCCAGAAGACTTAGTAAAATTTGGGGCGGTAAGTGCTACCGTGGCAGAGCAAATGGCATTGGGAGTACGATCGCGCTTAGGTACTTCTTGGGGATTGAGCATCACTGGTATTGCTGGGCCGACTGGTGGAATAGAGACTAAGCCAGTGGGTTTAGTATACATCGGTTTAGCAGGGCCAAATAGCGTGGAGAGTATTGAATATCGCTTTGGTACTGGGCGGAGTCGGTCGTTTGTCCGGCATTTGAGTGCTTGTACAGCATTGGATTTGCTGCGACGGAAGTTGTTGACGAGGTAA
- a CDS encoding CopG family transcriptional regulator, with the protein MRINARLDEESARKLACIKQQTNQAVTDVIKSAIDLYYQKLQHQQQNPHKLLIETGFIGCGEAEPNLSVNYKSILKDSLKTKYGYS; encoded by the coding sequence ATGCGAATTAATGCCCGATTAGATGAAGAGTCTGCTCGCAAACTAGCCTGTATTAAACAGCAAACCAATCAGGCAGTTACCGATGTGATTAAGTCTGCTATTGACTTATACTATCAAAAGCTTCAGCACCAGCAACAGAACCCTCATAAATTGCTAATAGAAACTGGTTTTATTGGTTGTGGAGAGGCAGAACCAAATTTATCTGTAAACTACAAGTCAATTTTGAAAGATAGCTTGAAAACCAAATATGGTTATAGTTGA
- a CDS encoding PIN domain-containing protein, with the protein MVIVDTGFWLALANRSDRYHTQAIAILANVNEPLITTWAVVTETCYLLLTTMGNHAQVSFINNLSLEVITVFDLQPHHGRRICELMEQYADLPMDLADASLVVLAEHLGHGRILSVDFRDFNAYRWKNQYPFENLMLLDG; encoded by the coding sequence ATGGTTATAGTTGATACGGGGTTTTGGTTAGCTTTGGCAAATCGAAGCGATCGGTATCACACTCAGGCAATAGCGATACTTGCCAATGTAAATGAACCTTTAATTACAACTTGGGCTGTCGTTACTGAAACTTGCTACTTACTCCTCACTACGATGGGCAACCATGCTCAAGTAAGTTTCATAAATAACTTATCTTTAGAAGTAATTACAGTTTTTGATTTACAACCCCATCATGGCAGACGCATTTGCGAACTGATGGAACAATATGCAGACTTGCCAATGGATCTTGCCGATGCTTCGCTGGTGGTTTTAGCAGAGCATTTGGGGCATGGAAGAATTTTATCGGTAGATTTTAGAGATTTTAACGCTTACCGTTGGAAGAATCAGTATCCGTTTGAAAATTTGATGTTGTTGGATGGTTGA
- a CDS encoding ABC transporter ATP-binding protein: MTTMIWMESITKTYRLGEVDVPVLKGIDLSIEEGEYVAIMGMSGSGKSTLMNIIGCLDRPTTGHYVLEGRNLTTFDDDELAYIRNQRIGFVFQQFNLLSRATALDNVMLPMVYANVPKPQRRQRAIEALTKVGLGDRINNRPSQLSGGQQQRVAIARALVNRPALVLADEPTGALDTTTSHEVMQLLTELNNQGITIVIVTHEPDIAAQTKRTIRVQDGLVVAG; encoded by the coding sequence ATGACAACAATGATTTGGATGGAATCTATCACCAAAACCTACCGCTTAGGAGAAGTGGATGTCCCAGTACTCAAGGGAATTGATTTATCTATTGAGGAAGGGGAGTACGTTGCCATTATGGGTATGTCGGGTTCCGGTAAATCCACTCTCATGAATATTATTGGCTGCCTTGACCGTCCGACAACAGGGCATTACGTCCTTGAGGGCAGAAACTTGACTACGTTTGATGATGATGAGTTAGCGTATATCCGCAATCAACGCATCGGCTTTGTATTCCAACAATTTAATCTTTTGTCGCGGGCGACGGCATTAGATAACGTGATGCTACCGATGGTTTATGCCAATGTACCAAAACCACAACGCCGCCAAAGAGCAATTGAAGCCTTAACTAAGGTAGGTTTAGGCGATCGCATCAATAACCGCCCCAGCCAACTGTCGGGCGGGCAACAACAACGGGTTGCCATTGCTCGCGCTTTGGTAAATCGACCGGCTTTAGTCTTAGCAGATGAGCCAACAGGAGCTTTAGACACCACAACTTCCCACGAAGTTATGCAATTGTTGACAGAATTGAACAATCAAGGAATCACAATTGTGATTGTGACTCACGAACCAGATATAGCTGCCCAAACAAAACGGACTATTCGTGTTCAGGATGGTTTAGTTGTAGCTGGATAG
- a CDS encoding ABC transporter permease codes for MLKGFYIKKSTRTVSFLEILSMAAEALWSNKLRTGLTMLGVIIGISSVIAITSVGQGVQKGVEQQIQALGTDVLQVLAGAARSGYISQGLGSTSTLTWEDAQAIAQQAPSAQIVSAYLQRNAQVVYGGQNTSTTIYGTDLNYPEVRNVYPQTGRFFTQEELDSATQVAVLGPTVQRTLFGEGGNALSQKIRIRGEAYEVIGVMEPKGSQGPMDRDDQIYIPLTSMSRRLVGNNALAGVSVSGILIKASNQEQLEAAQFQVTNLLRLRHNIYPPAVDDFRLTNQADIVNTFTNVVGLFTVMVVAIAGISLLVGGIGIANIMLVSVVERTREIGIRKAVGATYGAILNQFLAEAIVISTVGGGIGMGAGILIAATAATIFKFPFVVSPLSVIAGFGLSFIVGLLAGVIPARNAAKLDPIAALRSD; via the coding sequence ATGCTTAAGGGTTTTTACATAAAAAAGAGTACCCGTACAGTTTCATTCCTAGAAATCTTGTCAATGGCTGCGGAGGCACTGTGGAGTAACAAATTACGCACAGGATTAACTATGCTAGGCGTAATTATTGGTATTTCCTCTGTTATTGCGATTACTTCTGTTGGTCAAGGTGTGCAAAAAGGAGTTGAACAACAAATACAAGCATTGGGTACAGATGTTTTGCAAGTCTTAGCTGGTGCTGCTAGAAGCGGATATATCAGTCAAGGACTTGGTTCAACTAGTACTTTGACTTGGGAAGATGCTCAGGCGATCGCCCAGCAAGCACCATCTGCTCAGATTGTCTCTGCTTACTTACAGCGAAATGCACAAGTTGTCTATGGTGGACAGAATACATCAACAACAATTTACGGCACAGATTTGAACTACCCAGAAGTAAGAAATGTCTACCCGCAAACAGGCAGATTTTTTACTCAAGAAGAACTTGATAGTGCCACGCAAGTTGCTGTTCTTGGCCCGACAGTGCAGAGAACACTTTTTGGAGAAGGTGGTAATGCTCTGAGTCAGAAAATCCGGATTCGGGGAGAAGCTTACGAAGTGATCGGGGTAATGGAGCCTAAGGGTTCTCAGGGGCCTATGGATAGAGATGACCAAATTTACATTCCCCTCACCAGTATGTCACGGAGATTAGTTGGTAATAATGCTTTAGCAGGTGTTTCCGTCAGTGGAATTTTAATTAAAGCCAGCAATCAAGAGCAGTTAGAGGCTGCTCAGTTTCAGGTAACCAATCTCTTACGTCTGCGACACAATATTTATCCACCAGCAGTTGATGATTTCCGGTTAACGAATCAAGCTGATATTGTCAATACTTTTACTAATGTTGTGGGTTTATTTACGGTGATGGTGGTAGCGATCGCCGGGATTTCATTGTTAGTTGGGGGAATTGGAATCGCCAATATTATGCTAGTTTCCGTTGTCGAACGAACGCGGGAAATTGGCATTCGCAAAGCAGTAGGAGCAACTTATGGAGCCATTCTCAATCAATTTTTAGCAGAAGCGATCGTCATTTCTACCGTTGGAGGAGGCATTGGCATGGGAGCGGGTATTCTCATTGCCGCCACCGCCGCAACTATCTTTAAGTTTCCGTTTGTCGTTTCTCCCTTGTCAGTCATTGCCGGGTTTGGACTTTCATTCATAGTTGGGTTATTGGCTGGGGTGATCCCTGCACGCAACGCCGCCAAACTAGATCCAATTGCCGCTTTGCGGAGCGACTAA
- a CDS encoding efflux RND transporter periplasmic adaptor subunit translates to MKIDTPHSLDTSNFLPEAKKKKRTGWLSWLLILLLLGGVGFAVYRQLVIVPNRNAKQRVLTAPVQRQSLPIAVSANGTVKPERSINVSPKESGVLKALLVKEGDTVKQGQILAQMDDSDLQGQLTQAQGQLAQAQANLQKAIAGNRPQDIGQAQAQLDEARANLQRAIAGNRPQDIGQAEARLNNAQATLTKAEDNFRRNQQLYNAGAISLQALNQARADRDSVQATVNEAQQALALQKAGSRSEDIEQLRAVVRQREQALALLKAGTRQEDIDAAQAQVTSARGSLQTIQTKINDTVLRAPFDGVVTQKYADPGAFVTPTTSGSDVSSATSSSILSLASTNQVVANLAETNISKIRLGQKVMIRADAFPGKTFEGKVSQIAAQATVEQNVTSFQVKISIVSDSQNLLRSGMNVEADFQVGQLQNAIVVPTAAVVRRQGSTGVFVTGVGNEAVFTPIKTGATANNFTEVKSGLQGTERVLLSFPPGSRPQSTPRGGVFPGMGGGSGGGRGGRSL, encoded by the coding sequence ATGAAAATTGATACCCCACACTCCTTAGATACATCAAATTTCCTTCCAGAAGCAAAGAAAAAGAAAAGAACTGGTTGGCTATCTTGGCTGCTCATTCTTTTGCTTTTAGGTGGAGTTGGTTTTGCTGTATATCGTCAACTGGTTATTGTTCCCAATCGAAATGCAAAACAAAGGGTTTTAACTGCTCCTGTCCAAAGGCAGAGCTTACCAATTGCAGTTTCCGCCAATGGTACAGTTAAGCCCGAACGCTCGATTAACGTTAGCCCTAAAGAATCAGGCGTACTTAAAGCATTGTTAGTGAAAGAAGGAGATACAGTTAAACAAGGGCAAATACTTGCTCAAATGGATGATTCTGATTTGCAAGGGCAACTCACCCAAGCACAAGGACAACTAGCACAAGCACAAGCGAACCTACAAAAGGCGATCGCAGGCAATCGTCCTCAGGATATTGGACAGGCACAAGCACAATTAGACGAGGCTAGAGCGAACTTGCAAAGGGCGATCGCAGGCAATCGTCCTCAGGATATTGGACAAGCTGAAGCGCGTTTAAACAATGCTCAAGCCACTTTGACAAAGGCAGAAGATAATTTCCGCCGCAACCAGCAACTTTACAATGCGGGAGCTATTTCCCTTCAGGCTTTAAACCAAGCACGTGCAGATCGTGACAGTGTACAAGCTACGGTGAATGAAGCGCAGCAGGCATTGGCATTGCAAAAAGCAGGATCGCGTTCAGAGGATATTGAACAACTGAGGGCAGTAGTAAGGCAAAGAGAACAAGCCCTGGCACTCCTCAAAGCTGGAACGCGCCAAGAAGATATTGACGCAGCTCAAGCTCAGGTAACTTCTGCTCGCGGTTCGCTGCAAACGATCCAAACAAAAATCAATGACACTGTACTGAGAGCGCCTTTTGATGGTGTTGTTACTCAAAAGTACGCCGATCCCGGTGCTTTTGTGACGCCAACAACCTCAGGCAGTGATGTTTCCTCAGCAACCTCTTCTTCGATATTGTCTTTAGCTTCTACAAATCAGGTTGTCGCAAATCTAGCTGAGACAAATATTTCCAAAATACGTCTGGGGCAAAAAGTCATGATTAGAGCAGATGCCTTCCCAGGCAAAACTTTTGAGGGTAAAGTCAGTCAAATTGCTGCTCAGGCGACAGTAGAACAAAATGTTACTAGTTTTCAAGTCAAAATTTCTATTGTCTCTGACTCCCAAAATCTACTGCGCTCAGGGATGAATGTGGAAGCAGATTTCCAAGTTGGTCAATTGCAAAATGCTATTGTTGTGCCAACAGCAGCAGTTGTGCGTCGGCAAGGAAGCACAGGTGTATTCGTTACAGGAGTGGGTAACGAAGCCGTATTTACCCCTATTAAAACTGGTGCCACAGCCAACAACTTTACAGAAGTCAAATCTGGATTGCAAGGAACTGAGAGGGTATTACTTAGCTTTCCACCAGGCTCACGACCGCAATCAACACCGCGAGGCGGAGTCTTTCCTGGTATGGGAGGTGGTTCTGGTGGTGGTCGAGGTGGCAGATCTCTGTAA